From a region of the Synchiropus splendidus isolate RoL2022-P1 chromosome 12, RoL_Sspl_1.0, whole genome shotgun sequence genome:
- the tomm40 gene encoding mitochondrial import receptor subunit TOM40 homolog: MGSVLAAASPSPTPAAAGGAQGVPGMVSVPPGFTMPPVSSVPSSPDQQTADADSSLANPGTYEECHRKCKEVFPMQMEGVRLVVNKGLSNHFQVSHTINLSTLGDSGYRFGSTYVGTKQTGPTESFPVMVGDMDNTGSLNAQVIHQLTSAVRSKVAIQTQQHKFVNWQCDMEYRGQDFTSAVTLGNPDLLVGSGILVAHYLQSITPALALGGELVYHRRPGEEGTVTSFLGRYNGDNYVATLTLGGAGAHATYYHKANDQLQLGVEFEASTRMQDTTTSFGYQLDLPKANLLFKGTIDSNWVVGATLEKKLPPLPLTLALGAFLNHRKNKFQCGFGVTIG, translated from the exons ATGGGTAGTGTTCTGGCTGCTGCCTCACCTAGTCCGACCCCGGCTGCGGCCGGAGGTGCTCAAGGAGTCCCGGGTATGGTGTCTGTGCCTCCGGGGTTTACCATGCCTCCAGTGTCTTCCGTCCCTTCTTCACCCGACCAACAGACAGCTGATGCCGACTCATCTCTTGCAAACCCTGGGACGTACGAGGAGTGTCACCGCAAATGTAAAG AGGTCTTCCCGATGCAGATGGAAGGTGTGCGGTTAGTTGTGAATAAGGGCCTCAGTAACCATTTCCAAGTCAGCCATACGATTAATCTGAGCACACTTGGGGACTCGGGTTATCGATTTGGCTCCACGTATGTTGGCACGAAACAAACAGGACCAACCGAG tcattCCCAGTAATGGTAGGAGATATGGACAACACAGGCAGCTTGAATGCCCAGGTCATCCATCAGCTGACATCTGCAGTGCGATCTAAAGTGGCCATCCAG ACTCAACAGCATAAGTTTGTGAACTGGCAGTGTGACATGGAGTACCGTGGCCAAGACTTCACATCTGCTGTGACACTTGGAAACCCGGATCTTCTTGTTGGATCTG GGATTTTGGTGGCTCACTACCTCCAGTCCATAACACCGGCATTAGCTTTAGGCGGTGAGCTTGTTTACCACAGAAGACCAGGAGAAGAAGGGACGGTCACCTCCTTCCTCGGCCGATACAACG GTGACAACTATGTGGCAACGCTGACTTTAGGAGGAGCAGGAGCCCATGCAACGTACTATCACAAAGCCAATGATCAG TTGCAGTTAGGCGTTGAATTTGAGGCCAGTACAAGAATGCAGGACACCACGACGTCTTTTGGCTACCAGCTGGACCTTCCTAAGGCGAACTTGCTATTCAAAG gcACCATTGACAGTAATTGGGTAGTTGGGGCAACACTCGAAAAGAAACTCCCCCCACTGCCTCTCACATTGGCCCTGGGGGCATTTCTCAACCACCGCAAAAACAAGTTCCAGTGTGGATTCGGTGTCACCATTGGCTAA
- the ddx61 gene encoding probable ATP-dependent RNA helicase DDX6 — protein MASTRAANTAAMIELDKPANGQLKGPTKLAGQQSVFQSQQPSVPQKKSGIPQSSGGIKFGDDWKKCLDVPPKDTRMKTSDVTSTKGNEFEDYCLKRELLMGIFEMGWEKPSPIQEESIPIALSGRDILARAKNGTGKSGAYLIPLLERIDLKKDHIQAIVMVPTRELALQVSQISIQIGKHLGGIKVMATTGGTNLRDDIMRLDETVHVVIATPGRILDLIKKGVAKVDRVQMMVMDEADKLLSQDFVVLIEDIISFLPKGRQILLYSATFPISVQKFMNKHLQKPYEINLMEELTLKGITQYYAYVRERQKVHCLNTLFSKLQINQSIIFCNSTQRVELLAKKITELGYSCFYIHAKMMQEYRNRVFHDFRNGLCRNLVCTDLFTRGIDIQAVNVVINFDFPKSAETYLHRIGRSGRFGHLGLAINLITSDDRYNLKSIEDQLVTDIKPIPSSIDKSLYVAEFHSVDADEEDGAKNKEVGAA, from the exons ATGGCTTCTACAAGAGCCGCAAACACTGCAGCAATGATTGAATTGGACAAACCTGCAAATGGGCAGCTCAAAGGACCAACCAAACTGGCTGGACAGCAGTCTGTATTCCAATCCCAACAACCCAGTGTCCCCCAGAAAAAGAGTGGCATTCCTCAAAGCAGTGGTGGAATCAA GTTTGGTGATGACTGGAAAAAGTGCTTGGACGTACCTCCGAAAGACACTCGAATGAAAACTTCA GATGTCACATCAACTAAAGGAAACGAATTTGAAGACTACTGTCTAAAACGAGAGCTTCTGATGGGAATATTTGAAATGGGTTGGGAAAAACCATCTCCTAttcag GAAGAGAGCATCCCTATCGCATTGTCTGGCAGAGATATTTTGGCCCGGGCAAAAAATGGCACAGGAAAAAGTGGAGCCTACCTCATCCCTCTCCTTGAGAGAATAGATCTTAAGAAAGACCACATTCAGG CCATTGTGATGGTGCCAACAAGAGAGCTCGCTCTGCAGGTGAGCCAGATTAGCATTCAGATCGGCAAGCACCTTGGTGGAATCAAAGTAATGGCAACTACCGGTGGCACCAACTTGAGGGATGATATCATGCGCCTTGATGAGACTG tgcaTGTGGTTATCGCGACACCAGGCCGGATACTGGACCTGATCAAAAAGGGTGTTGCAAAAGTGGACAGGGTACAAATGATGGTCATGGAtgag GCAGATAAGCTCCTCTCACAGGACTTTGTGGTCCTAATTGAAGACATCATCAGTTTCCTGCCAAAGGGACGTCAGATTTTGCTTTACTCTGCCACTTTCCCAATCAGTGTGCAAAAGTTCATG AACAAGCACCTCCAGAAGCCTTATGAGATCAACTTGATGGAGGAGCTCACACTGAAGGGCATCACTCAGTACTACGCCTATGtgagagagaggcagaaagTCCATTGCCTCAACACTCTCTTTTCCAAG cttcagatcaATCAGTCAATCATCTTCTGTAACTCGACCCAGAGAGTGGAACTGCTGGCCAAGAAAATCACTGAACTGGGTTATTCCTGTTTCTACATCCATGCCAAGATGATGCAGGAGTACAGGAACCGAGTGTTCCACGACTTCAGGAATGGCTTGTGCAGGAACCTGGTCTGCACAG ACCTGTTCACTCGGGGGATTGACATCCAGGCAGTGAATGTGGTCATCAACTTTGACTTCCCCAAAAGTGCAGAAACCTACTTGCATCGCATTGGCAGATCAG GACGGTTTGGTCATCTTGGCCTGGCCATCAATCTGATTACTTCAGATGACCGCTACAACTTGAAGAGCATTGAGGATCAACTGGTCACTGACATCAAGCCCATACCCAGCAGCATTGACAAGAGTCTGTATGTGGCGGAGTTTCATTCAGTCGACGCAGACGAAGAAGACGGAGCCAAAAACAAAGAAGTTGGCGCAGCCTGA